aaaggtcccgcggcatcgcgcgggcccaTTTTACTAGTTCCGACCATTGTGGATGGGAATGGGATTACTCTCTCTTGTTGTCCACAAAACTAATTCCTTGCAACCCCACACACTCAATTTCCCCATCTCTCTCTCATTCTCTCTATCCATCATTctttttcacacacacacacacacacacagcaaTCCATTAATGGAGAAGATGTGGCAAAATGCAACAGTACGGCATTCAACAGCtatgccaccaccaccaccaataacacCGCCACAGATTCAAACTCCAGAAACTATCAAACTGTCACGTAGACAGCTTGCAATATGTACTAAGTCATCTGCACTACTCATCCTCACTTCCCATTTTCAAGACTTTTTCTATCTGCCTAAAGCAAGAGCACAAGAACAACAAAACTTGTTAATAGACGACATTCCAATCGAGACTAATACCGCCACAAATTCTATGCAAGAAATCTCAGTTGACGACAGTTCCACCACCGCTCCAACTGAAGAGACCCCAATCGAGAATATTGACAACACTACCAACACCACCGAAGAAAACCCAGTTGACAATGGTGAAATCACCAGCACCACCGAAGAAAACCCAGTTGACAACGGCGACATCACCAGCAGCACCGAAGAAAACCCAGTTGACAATGGTGACACCATGGGTCCTGCCGAAGAGAACCCGGTCGAAAATAGGAGCAATGCGGGTCCTACCGAAGACAATCAAGTTGAGACTACTAGCACCATTAGTCCTGTTGACAATGATTCGTACTCAACCGCAACGGACAGCTGCACCGACAAGATTCTTACCAAGCGGGCTTTTCTGGATATATCGATCGACGGACAGCCCATTGGTCGAGTTGTTATTGGGTTATATGGGAACAATGTACCAGCCGGGACTACTAAGTTCAGTGATTTTGTCAGTGGTGCAGCAGGTCTATTAATGTTTCATAATTCCCTAAACTAATATCATAAGAGTATATAATTATAATCGTTCGAACATGTACTTGCAGGTATTAGTTACAGAAGAAAAGAGTTCATAAAGATCACACCAAATTATGTGCAACATGGTGGGGTTAGATCATATGGAGTTGATGCTGAACTCGCAGCTAAAACCGGGAGGAATTTTGCAGTCGAAAATCTCGTTGCTGAACTGGAGAGAGAGAATGGAAGATGTGCCGGGATTAAGAACGTTGCAGGAACTGTTGGTATTATAGTACGGGACCCATTTAAGCCGCCACCTAAGCAAAAGCTGGTTGCCCGAAATGGTAAGTTGGTTATTGATGAGGAAGAAATTGGGAAGGAACCAAACGGGACGGAGTTTGTGATTTCGACAAAAGATTCGCCGGAATTGGACACATCAACATTAGTGATAGGGAAGGTTCTAGAAGGTATGGAGGTTGTTGAGAGGATTGGTCAGGTTAAGACTGTTCAAGATAACACTAGTTCTGCCTATTTCAGGTACTGATTTATTGATGAACAATTAATCTACATCTACATTAATATCAAATTAAGtataagtattaatgaaattaAATAAATTTTGTTGTTAAACAGGGTGGCTAAGTTGATTGGAGATAAAAGGGCTGTGGTTGCAGAGAGAGGGTTCAACAGACCATATTCAAAAGTAATAGTGACTAATTGTGGGTTAATGGCTTAATTTTCATTTGTTCATGTTAGTAACCTATATTTACAAGGATCAAAGAGTTGTGGATCAATGCAAATATTGTTATACGTTTGATTGTGTAAAGCCTGAAAATTTTGTTACAAACAGTTGAGCCTATCCCTAAAAAAGAGCATACCATGGATGACAGGATATTCAAAAAATTGTTTAAAGCGAAAAGAAAACACTTCTTACTTTGTGACACATGTTTAATTGATGTTTTATGCTAATGGTGTGCTTCTTTAGCTCGAACCAAGAGTGAAATTCTTTCTTTTAGTTGATGGTGACGTGAGAAGCTTTTCGACAGAACCAATGGGGTCTTCCACCTGCAAGGTAAACACAGATTGGTAACAGATCAATCTATTTGTTGCCATATATTAAAGAGAAGTCGTTTAGAAACTGAAGCCGGTAATTAGACCGCAGATCACAACGCACAAATGTATACATTATACAGACACACTAGTGATTAAAACGTTTTACTTTTTTAGTTCACATGTAGACTAAAAAGCACATACATCTAACATCCAATTAATAGTAGCAAAGTGGACCCAAAGCAAAACATATAGTTAACTGACATTACTGTGGGTTACTATTTCATCAATGTTAATTCACAATTTCACATACTGTGAAACTAGTTCCGCAGGTCATACTTAATACTATCTGAAGTTTGCTAGTTCTTCTAGCACATTATCACTATCATTCAAAGTTTTGCAGTCTAAATTTTCTGGTTGACCTGAAGTTGTAGTGTCCAGTTCAGTGGATCAAGAAATTGGAGTTCTCATAGTATTATTCCTCCCACTAATTTGATTCAGCTGACCGATTAGTTGTAGAACTAAGGTGATTACCATCAACAGATTCAAATGAAAAAGAGTCCTCAAATTTCGTCCAACAACAGGCAGAGAAAATGTTGGGCGAAAGTTCTGCTACTACCTGCTAATGTCGATGTTAATAAGGTTTCTATTTGAGGATATGGTACCACTATTAGCAATAATTGCTGCTTGTTCACCATTTTCATCAAGAGAATTTGGCGGACTGTGGTATTTCTATTTGACCAGCAGCCTCCTTTCGGGCTCTCTTAAGGTTAATCACATATGGTTAGTCCAGATCTTTTACGATTAGAGAGATTAATTCATGGTGGGGTATTGTAATGAATCTCACATCGGCCATATGAAAATGTGATTGATGGTATATATGTTTGGGTGTTCCTTCCTCCTTCAAACTAGCTTTCGGGAGTGAGTTCCATGGTTGCAAACAATGTCCGTTGTAGTGTTTTGGTGACTATACTGTCCCGAACCTGTCTCGGCGTCTCATAAGTTGGGTCAAAGGCGGGAAAAGTCGGGTCAACGCCGGTCCAAAATCAAAATTCGGTTAAAGTCGGTCAAACCAATCAAAATTGACATAGTTTAGTGTTACTTTTTGTATTATATTAGCAGTAATAGTGATTATAGGTACAAACTGGTCAACGAAAATTTGTTGGCTTTAAGATATGTgtatatatgcatttatatatttaaaagtcaacgtcgGTCAACGTCCGTTTGGACCCCGTCTCAACCCTTTAAGGTCccaaccgtctcgaccccgtctcgcgtgtttttctgaaacaacccaacccgtactccatacgataatttttttttttttaatacacatttatgcgccaattaaatatgtaaaccattccataagttccatttaaacgtacatcaatttaaatgtttacaaaaggcacgaaagtcattaattaagtttaatacaagtttgacccactacaagaatagtttataatccaaacgacctcgagcatggtttggggctaaactacccaaaacgttaggccaacttcaaaagctaacaccaaaagcacccccgacaacataagcgggagaccactagtccaaacgtatgcccttacccttgtccaagccggaacctataaaatggtaaacaacgagagggtaagcaacgcttagtgagtgcaacaattatacatacatatatataacctacttacttgcaaacacttaccaaatccgcatacatactagttacatgctTAGCATACATTTCAtaagtataacgctaagtaccacgatagcaaggctagtataacaatagcaaatATCACAACAACACATtatgctaaaatacaagtataacgatgatgttcacaacatccatagtactcaagatctcaaggctagcccaacgaatggtatcgtcaacatcgaacttaaaccccattcgcctacattaatgtggtatcgtcaacaccgaactttaaacccacatatgaggtatcgtcaacatcgaactttaaaccctcatcaactcagtacaatagtcgtatggcatcgtcaacatcgaactttaattccatacgtgaggtatcgtcaacaacgaactttaaaccctcatcacaacacaatatactctagtgtatggtatcgtcaacaacgaactttaaacccacaccccacaagtaaataaattatatacatacacatataattattccactcaccttgtcacaaagatgatgatttagcacttccgagcttcaacgcaatgtacctaaatcattaagtgcacattcaatttcacaactagtgggattaaccacaatactcccacttgagcatttaatgacccaaattgcattaaatgactcaaccactcacaaccgcccataaatggccaagtctcgactttaatcactaagactagtgaattaaagtctattaacttcaattaacacaaaacttagggtaatccatacccatttcatctaattaggtcaactagtacatttgacccattttacattacttagactcataatcaagtcaaacttacccatttacacttctttcataaatcctaaagtgcattagtgactaaaaacaccaattggcacttacaacctcaaatcacaaggccaaaaccctagattatggctattagggtttcattacaacaacataacccaaactcacccattttaccctcaaatgggtcatacaaatctctagtaacccaaaccctagtcattaatcaattaaaactcaaaacttagagttagcaCTTACCAAGACTAcccacgcgtagctagagacaaggagaacaactttaaatctcgctcctaggtttgattcacaaatctccaacttcaaatctcaagatcaagctaggtgggttttgtgttttgggagagaaataggaaagaaaatggaaataaaaatgaaataaatggatgtgtggtggagagttaatgctcccatcagatttacatgtcaaattaccattttgtccctcaaagtcatttaatttaagctaaaaccggaatcagaactgcagaactgtcgcggcgcgaccttaatcgtcgcggcgcgacacataaagggaaaatatactcttcttaagccaacttctgatcccaatttgcttgttatgccgcggcgcagacccaattgtcgcggcgcagcCTAAGGCATGATCTGGTcagctcgaccatcttaaacaCAAAAATCGATTTACACAACATTAAAttcgttcaagcttccaatacacgtctaactctcatatctaagtctcacaagacttaacactaaccgaaactcctttaagacttatttacgcacacattaacaagtacatatatacgtatatatatatatccacacataTATCCATGCATTTATGCATAagttaacgagttataaacgtaaaaTTGATTAAGTGAGTACCTTTcgctacgtacgggaaaacgggatgttacaactctcccccacttgaatcggagcgcgtcctcgcgatccaagccgcatgacaagaaggaagatagaccaacacaaactcttcgggctcccaagtaaactcagaacccttactacgacgccattgaactttaaaagtcctgacc
This genomic window from Rutidosis leptorrhynchoides isolate AG116_Rl617_1_P2 chromosome 2, CSIRO_AGI_Rlap_v1, whole genome shotgun sequence contains:
- the LOC139892355 gene encoding peptidyl-prolyl cis-trans isomerase CYP26-2, chloroplastic; amino-acid sequence: MEKMWQNATVRHSTAMPPPPPITPPQIQTPETIKLSRRQLAICTKSSALLILTSHFQDFFYLPKARAQEQQNLLIDDIPIETNTATNSMQEISVDDSSTTAPTEETPIENIDNTTNTTEENPVDNGEITSTTEENPVDNGDITSSTEENPVDNGDTMGPAEENPVENRSNAGPTEDNQVETTSTISPVDNDSYSTATDSCTDKILTKRAFLDISIDGQPIGRVVIGLYGNNVPAGTTKFSDFVSGAAGISYRRKEFIKITPNYVQHGGVRSYGVDAELAAKTGRNFAVENLVAELERENGRCAGIKNVAGTVGIIVRDPFKPPPKQKLVARNGKLVIDEEEIGKEPNGTEFVISTKDSPELDTSTLVIGKVLEGMEVVERIGQVKTVQDNTSSAYFRVAKLIGDKRAVVAERGFNRPYSKVIVTNCGLMA